One segment of Nostoc flagelliforme CCNUN1 DNA contains the following:
- the gntD gene encoding guanitoxin biosynthesis L-enduracididine beta-hydroxylase GntD — translation MSRLVLSHQEISDIQSLLKDITSHYNSVEDHDFIKDSCLYAQELPWRIREFINNFRLIENNLGTCIISGYPIDDYKIGLTPSHWKWKADALHTLEEQILLVLYGSLLGEVFGWSTQQDGYIVHDIFPIQSHENEQLGSGSSQSLWWHNEDAFHPYRADYVIFLCLRNPDKVATTIGNLNVEQLKKEQIQALFEPNFYIRPDESHLEKNESEIRKKSRENDGSNLITLSYEKINKMNSCAGDKISVLFGSPESPYLRLDPYFMDQLNNNEEAQNAFDALVRAIDGNIEPITLQPGDYCLIDNFRVVHGRNSFKANYDGKDRWLKRVNITKDLRKSRDSRSTSTSRIIL, via the coding sequence ATGTCTAGACTTGTATTATCTCATCAAGAAATCAGTGATATTCAATCATTACTGAAAGATATTACCTCGCATTACAATTCTGTAGAAGATCATGATTTCATCAAAGACTCATGTCTATACGCTCAGGAACTACCTTGGCGAATTCGTGAGTTCATCAATAATTTTAGATTAATAGAAAACAATCTAGGTACATGCATAATTTCAGGTTATCCTATCGATGATTATAAAATTGGCTTAACACCTAGTCATTGGAAGTGGAAAGCCGATGCTTTACACACACTGGAAGAGCAAATTTTGCTTGTTTTATACGGTTCTTTGTTAGGAGAAGTTTTTGGTTGGTCTACTCAACAAGATGGATATATTGTTCATGACATTTTTCCTATCCAAAGCCATGAAAATGAACAATTAGGATCTGGAAGTTCACAAAGTTTATGGTGGCACAACGAAGATGCTTTTCATCCTTACCGAGCTGACTACGTTATTTTTTTATGCTTGCGTAATCCCGACAAAGTTGCGACAACCATAGGAAATTTAAATGTAGAACAACTAAAAAAAGAACAAATTCAGGCGTTGTTTGAACCCAACTTTTATATCCGCCCAGATGAATCGCATTTGGAAAAGAATGAATCAGAAATTAGAAAGAAATCACGAGAAAATGATGGTTCTAATTTGATCACTTTGTCCTATGAAAAAATCAACAAAATGAATTCTTGTGCCGGAGATAAAATCTCAGTTTTATTTGGTTCTCCTGAATCGCCTTATTTACGTCTTGACCCATATTTTATGGATCAGCTAAATAATAACGAAGAAGCACAAAATGCCTTTGATGCTTTAGTTAGAGCCATAGATGGCAACATTGAACCTATTACTCTACAACCAGGAGATTATTGTTTGATCGATAATTTCAGAGTTGTTCATGGGAGAAATTCATTTAAAGCCAACTATGATGGGAAAGACCGATGGTTGAAGCGAGTAAATATTACAAAAGACCTGAGAAAGTCAAGAGATTCTCGATCTACAAGCACATCAAGAATCATTTTGTAG
- a CDS encoding IS982 family transposase → MLNEIIAIYAITDDLLKGIGHDEDGRILVSDAEIITTAVCAAMFFNGNHSKACTYMQEHGLIRNMLDKSRFNRRLHGIFMLMNDLFHQMGMILKEISDDTEYLLDSFPVAMCDNIRIFNVKLIKSEQYRGYIASKKRYFYGVRVQLLTTKTGIPVEFVFLPGSANDLRGLNALPLNLPPGSEIYGDAAYTDYTIEDDLEQTSQISLKVMRKQKSTRLDPPWIQYIKQHTRHYIETVFSSITSDFPKSIHAVTYQGFLLKLQAFIFAFTLQEAFI, encoded by the coding sequence ATGTTAAACGAAATAATTGCCATCTATGCTATCACGGATGACTTATTGAAAGGGATTGGACATGATGAAGATGGTCGGATACTCGTAAGTGATGCAGAAATTATCACAACGGCTGTGTGTGCGGCGATGTTCTTTAATGGCAACCACAGCAAGGCTTGCACTTATATGCAAGAACATGGTTTGATCCGAAATATGTTAGATAAATCACGATTCAATAGAAGATTACACGGTATCTTCATGTTAATGAACGATTTATTTCATCAAATGGGAATGATACTCAAAGAAATTAGTGATGATACGGAGTATCTTTTAGACTCATTCCCAGTAGCGATGTGTGATAATATTCGCATTTTTAATGTCAAGTTAATTAAGTCCGAGCAGTATCGAGGTTATATTGCATCCAAGAAAAGATACTTCTATGGTGTGCGAGTTCAATTATTAACAACCAAAACCGGGATTCCTGTGGAATTTGTGTTTTTACCTGGGAGTGCCAATGATCTACGTGGGTTAAATGCCTTACCCTTAAATCTGCCGCCAGGGAGTGAAATTTATGGCGATGCAGCTTACACAGATTACACCATTGAAGATGACTTGGAACAAACTAGTCAAATTAGTTTGAAAGTGATGCGGAAACAGAAATCCACTCGTCTTGACCCTCCTTGGATTCAATATATTAAACAACATACTCGCCATTATATTGAAACTGTATTTAGTTCGATTACAAGTGATTTTCCCAAATCCATTCATGCCGTTACCTATCAAGGGTTTTTACTGAAACTTCAGGCATTTATTTTTGCCTTCACTCTCCAAGAAGCATTTATCTAG
- the vioD gene encoding capreomycidine synthase — MKIAQAPLENWLRDYYFTNEIDISGSGVEDFSMSELRQLIGLEQEEFDRLIFHDSPSLGSLGLRKAIAQRWGKGDISKVMATNGSSEAIFLVMNALLKPGDEVIVLEPTYHSLVHIAESIGCQIKYWQLKFEQQFTPDFEELKSLITQNTRMIIVNFPHNPTGVSVSVEQQRELIKLAAGVGAYLAWDEAFLELTYDHPSLPEVSLLYDKAISFGTLSKAYGLPGLRVGWCFAPRDILEDCIHLRDYISLALSPLVELVAQRAIENADCLLNIRQKQAYTNREILAEWVETNRDFVEWVKPQGGVTAFLRFRGISDIEDFCHHLINPHGVLLLPGTCFHYPHHVRLGFGGSTAKLQVGLSRLSQLLRVYHSNTQLIQI; from the coding sequence ATGAAAATCGCCCAAGCTCCACTAGAGAATTGGTTACGCGACTACTACTTTACTAATGAAATCGACATTAGTGGTAGTGGTGTAGAAGATTTCTCAATGTCTGAACTTCGTCAACTAATTGGTCTTGAGCAAGAAGAATTTGATCGGCTGATTTTTCATGACAGTCCTTCTCTAGGAAGTTTGGGATTGCGAAAAGCGATCGCTCAACGCTGGGGGAAGGGAGATATCTCAAAAGTTATGGCAACCAACGGTTCTAGTGAAGCCATATTCTTAGTGATGAACGCACTATTGAAGCCTGGTGATGAAGTAATAGTTTTAGAGCCCACTTATCACTCTCTAGTTCATATTGCTGAATCTATTGGTTGTCAAATCAAATATTGGCAATTAAAGTTTGAGCAGCAATTTACTCCAGATTTTGAGGAATTAAAAAGTTTAATTACTCAAAATACACGCATGATAATTGTGAATTTTCCTCACAATCCCACTGGAGTTTCAGTAAGCGTAGAACAGCAAAGAGAATTGATTAAGCTGGCGGCTGGAGTAGGAGCTTACCTGGCATGGGACGAAGCATTTCTCGAATTAACATACGATCATCCTTCTCTTCCAGAAGTTAGTTTGTTATACGACAAAGCTATCTCATTTGGAACTTTATCCAAAGCTTATGGTTTACCAGGATTAAGAGTCGGTTGGTGTTTTGCTCCACGTGATATATTAGAAGATTGTATTCATCTGCGTGACTATATTAGTCTGGCTCTTTCACCATTAGTTGAACTAGTTGCTCAACGTGCGATTGAAAATGCAGATTGTCTTCTCAATATTCGTCAAAAACAAGCTTACACTAATCGAGAAATTTTGGCTGAGTGGGTTGAAACAAATCGGGATTTTGTGGAGTGGGTAAAACCACAGGGCGGAGTAACTGCTTTTCTACGCTTCCGAGGCATTTCAGATATTGAAGATTTTTGCCATCATTTAATCAATCCTCACGGAGTTTTACTTTTACCTGGTACTTGTTTTCATTATCCGCATCATGTGCGCTTAGGATTTGGTGGTTCTACAGCCAAATTACAAGTGGGTCTTTCGCGTTTGTCTCAACTGTTAAGGGTTTATCATTCCAACACACAATTAATACAAATATAA
- a CDS encoding ASCH domain-containing protein, whose translation MKALSVRQPWAWAIIYALKDIENRGWPIHYRGDILIHAAKTCTKKEYQVAREFCQSMGVVIPELISLRRGQVIGIVTIVDCKFSQVASGWGMPLQYHWKLENPREVTPIPYIGQLGIFEVPDDLVMEVAA comes from the coding sequence ATGAAAGCACTTTCAGTTCGTCAGCCTTGGGCATGGGCAATTATTTATGCTCTTAAGGATATAGAAAACCGAGGCTGGCCCATTCATTATCGCGGCGACATTCTGATTCACGCCGCAAAAACCTGCACCAAAAAAGAGTACCAGGTAGCGAGAGAATTTTGCCAAAGCATGGGGGTAGTAATCCCAGAACTAATCTCTCTCCGTCGCGGTCAAGTCATCGGTATTGTCACAATAGTTGATTGCAAGTTTTCACAAGTTGCATCTGGTTGGGGGATGCCTCTTCAGTACCACTGGAAACTGGAGAATCCGCGAGAAGTTACACCGATTCCCTACATCGGCCAACTGGGGATTTTTGAAGTACCTGATGATTTGGTCATGGAGGTGGCTGCATGA
- a CDS encoding replicative DNA helicase: MFSPDFAPDNVVSMPNHLPPQAIEAEEVVLGGILFDPEAIARVIKILQPEDFYVGSHKNIYQAAVRLHQSQQPTDLLFVTSWLESHGLLHNIGGRNKLASLLNSCVSAVNIDALAELIREKAQLRAVIQTALQMAREAMDAPLTETTATSVIEMGQQKLLELRQLTVPCQMKLMADIIPDVYAEIEASNNGEDAIEVNVPTGFYDLDGVIGGMPFGALTVVGGRGGIGKSTWALDIGIRAAASGLTTAYFALEMSASQMVKKTLSRLAAPHVPADLLFKRNALGESHWNPLAQACADAMALPFWLNDNPVITTSQIKGDLQDIQARCGSVSLVIVDYVQLIEPMRRERGENRVQEIDSILKQLRAIAKQFNCAVLGLAQLKREVDSRSEKRPTKADFRESGGFEQEAAVMLGLYREDYYDKQTTQKGIFEVSVLKSRFSSETTVNLLFDERFGQFKNLAKSNY, translated from the coding sequence ATGTTTTCACCAGATTTTGCCCCAGATAACGTAGTTTCAATGCCTAACCACTTACCACCCCAGGCGATAGAAGCTGAAGAAGTAGTACTCGGTGGCATTTTGTTTGACCCAGAAGCGATCGCTCGTGTGATTAAGATTTTGCAACCAGAGGATTTTTACGTTGGTTCGCACAAGAACATTTACCAAGCCGCAGTCAGATTGCACCAGTCTCAGCAACCAACGGATTTATTGTTTGTCACCAGTTGGCTGGAATCTCATGGCTTGTTGCATAATATCGGCGGAAGAAATAAACTTGCGTCCTTGCTTAACTCTTGCGTGTCAGCAGTTAACATCGATGCCTTAGCAGAATTAATTCGAGAAAAAGCACAATTGAGAGCGGTAATCCAAACAGCTTTACAAATGGCACGGGAAGCGATGGATGCTCCCTTGACTGAAACTACTGCCACTTCAGTCATCGAAATGGGACAACAAAAGCTTTTAGAGTTGCGCCAATTAACTGTGCCTTGTCAAATGAAATTAATGGCTGACATCATCCCTGACGTTTATGCCGAGATTGAGGCTTCCAATAACGGTGAAGATGCGATTGAGGTTAATGTCCCCACCGGATTCTACGATTTGGATGGCGTAATTGGCGGGATGCCCTTCGGTGCTTTGACCGTTGTTGGAGGTCGCGGCGGAATCGGCAAGTCCACCTGGGCATTGGATATTGGAATTCGGGCTGCTGCTAGCGGCTTAACAACTGCTTATTTCGCTTTAGAAATGTCTGCCTCACAAATGGTCAAAAAGACCCTTTCAAGGCTGGCAGCACCCCATGTTCCTGCTGATCTGCTTTTTAAACGCAATGCACTTGGGGAATCTCATTGGAATCCTTTGGCTCAAGCTTGTGCTGATGCGATGGCACTACCATTTTGGTTGAATGACAACCCTGTAATCACCACATCACAAATCAAAGGTGATTTGCAAGATATACAAGCTCGTTGTGGGTCAGTCAGTTTGGTGATTGTGGACTATGTGCAGTTGATTGAACCAATGCGCCGTGAACGTGGCGAAAACCGCGTACAAGAAATCGACTCCATCTTGAAACAGCTTAGGGCGATCGCTAAACAATTCAATTGCGCTGTCTTGGGTTTAGCGCAGTTAAAAAGAGAAGTTGATTCACGTTCCGAAAAGCGTCCAACTAAAGCAGATTTTCGAGAATCAGGAGGATTTGAACAAGAAGCTGCTGTCATGCTGGGATTGTACCGGGAAGATTACTACGACAAACAGACCACCCAAAAAGGCATTTTTGAAGTTTCAGTTTTGAAAAGTCGGTTTAGTAGCGAGACGACTGTCAACCTTTTGTTTGATGAACGATTTGGACAGTTTAAGAACTTAGCTAAATCCAATTATTAA
- a CDS encoding MFS transporter, with product MTKYAAILELRRLQRFVIIWLGQFVSLVGSGLTSFAIDLWVYQQTGSVTQYALIALFNIVPPILVSPVAGAFVDRWDQRRTMMLSDSGAALATLFIALLFFSGHLQVWYICAAISVISVCNVFHNLASTTAITLFVPKKHLGRASGIVQIGESLTELFIPALAGILVLTIHMQGILLIDFVTYFFSLGILLIVKFPKSKTTTTNTIEGYQGIGWLKSDVIYSWNYISAYPGLLGLLLYFAASNFIIGSISILLIPMLLTFVSSATAGSILSIGGIGTLVGSLIMGVWGGPKRRVYGILGFGILLGVCIFLAGLRPSVTLITIATFGGLLCFPLIAGCSQALLLSKVAPNVQGRVFALQEMISSSSLPFAYLFVGPLADYVFEPLLVSGGSLAGSIGRIIGVGAGRGIGLLFIVLGILQIIVTIYSYLYRPLRLIDKQTTVEP from the coding sequence ATGACTAAATATGCTGCAATTCTTGAACTACGTAGACTACAGAGATTCGTTATTATTTGGTTGGGACAATTCGTCTCGCTCGTTGGTTCAGGACTTACCAGCTTCGCCATTGATTTATGGGTTTATCAACAAACTGGTTCGGTTACTCAGTATGCGCTCATTGCTTTATTTAATATAGTGCCTCCTATCTTGGTATCACCTGTTGCAGGGGCATTTGTGGATCGCTGGGATCAACGTAGGACAATGATGCTGAGTGACAGTGGCGCTGCTCTGGCTACTCTGTTTATTGCACTGCTATTCTTCAGTGGTCACCTCCAGGTTTGGTATATATGCGCTGCCATATCTGTCATTTCAGTTTGCAACGTATTTCATAACCTAGCCTCTACCACTGCTATTACTTTATTTGTCCCTAAGAAGCACCTTGGTCGTGCCAGTGGTATAGTACAAATCGGGGAGTCATTAACAGAACTTTTCATCCCAGCACTTGCAGGAATACTGGTTTTGACAATTCACATGCAGGGCATACTCTTAATTGACTTCGTAACTTATTTTTTTTCCCTTGGTATACTCTTAATAGTTAAGTTTCCCAAAAGCAAAACTACTACCACAAATACTATCGAAGGTTATCAAGGGATAGGCTGGCTAAAAAGTGATGTGATCTATAGCTGGAATTACATTAGTGCATATCCTGGTCTCTTGGGGCTGTTACTGTATTTCGCTGCCAGCAACTTTATTATCGGAAGCATCAGCATACTTCTGATACCCATGCTTCTGACGTTTGTTTCCTCCGCAACAGCTGGTTCTATACTTTCCATCGGCGGTATCGGGACGTTAGTCGGTAGTCTGATCATGGGCGTGTGGGGAGGACCAAAGAGGCGTGTGTACGGCATTTTAGGGTTTGGAATACTACTAGGAGTTTGCATATTCTTGGCAGGGTTGCGCCCTTCTGTAACACTGATCACAATAGCAACTTTTGGAGGTTTGTTGTGTTTTCCTTTGATTGCTGGTTGTAGCCAAGCTTTATTGCTCAGCAAAGTAGCACCTAATGTGCAGGGACGAGTTTTTGCTTTGCAGGAAATGATAAGTAGCTCGTCCTTGCCATTTGCCTATCTATTTGTAGGCCCGTTAGCTGACTATGTATTCGAGCCTCTTTTGGTTAGCGGTGGTTCATTAGCTGGCAGCATTGGCAGGATTATCGGCGTTGGAGCAGGGCGAGGCATTGGATTATTGTTTATAGTGCTGGGAATACTCCAAATAATAGTAACAATTTATAGCTATTTATACCGACCCTTGCGACTTATAGATAAACAAACTACCGTTGAACCCTAA
- a CDS encoding MbtH family protein, protein MNRDDKEDTNIYKVVINHEEQYSIWPADMQNAFGWKDVGIRGLKKECLTYIQEAWTDMRPLSLRKKMQAETNM, encoded by the coding sequence ATGAATAGAGATGACAAAGAAGATACCAACATTTACAAAGTGGTTATTAACCATGAAGAGCAGTATTCAATCTGGCCAGCAGATATGCAGAATGCTTTTGGTTGGAAAGATGTTGGTATAAGAGGGTTAAAAAAGGAGTGCTTAACTTACATTCAAGAAGCCTGGACTGATATGAGACCACTTAGCCTGAGAAAAAAAATGCAGGCTGAAACAAATATGTAA